The following proteins come from a genomic window of Pectobacterium actinidiae:
- a CDS encoding high-affinity branched-chain amino acid ABC transporter permease LivM has translation MKQLNLFNALVSAFMLLVLASFLMGMQLALDGTKLVVRGADEVRWYWIGAGCIVVFFFQLIRPFFQQSIKKFSAPSLVLPSFDGSTPRQKVLAAALIIAAIAWPFLVSRGTVDIATLTLIYVMLGLGLNVVVGLSGLLVLGYGGFYAIGAYTYALLNHYYGLGFWESLPLAGMVAALSGFLLGFPVLRLRGDYLAIVTLGFGEIVRILLLNNTEITGGPNGISQIPKPTFFGLEFGRSARDGGWDTFHNFFGLQYDPSDRVIFLYLVALLLVVLTLFVINRLLRMPLGRAWEALRDDEIACRSLGLSPTRIKLTAFTISAAFAGFAGTLFAARQGFVSPESFTFAESAFVLAIVVLGGMGSQFAVILAAILLVVSRELMRDLNEYSMLLLGALMVLMMIWRPQGLLPMKRPEMKLKVAKKEEQA, from the coding sequence ATGAAACAGCTCAACCTGTTTAATGCGTTGGTTTCTGCGTTCATGTTGCTGGTGCTGGCCTCGTTCTTAATGGGCATGCAACTGGCGCTGGATGGCACTAAGTTGGTGGTGCGCGGTGCCGATGAAGTGCGCTGGTACTGGATTGGTGCGGGCTGCATCGTGGTGTTCTTCTTCCAGTTGATCCGCCCGTTCTTCCAGCAAAGCATCAAGAAATTTTCCGCCCCGTCACTGGTGCTGCCGAGCTTTGATGGCAGTACGCCGCGGCAGAAGGTATTGGCTGCGGCATTGATTATCGCCGCTATCGCCTGGCCGTTTCTGGTATCGCGCGGTACGGTGGATATTGCTACGCTCACGCTGATTTACGTGATGCTGGGTCTGGGTTTGAACGTGGTGGTTGGTCTGTCCGGTCTGCTGGTATTGGGCTACGGCGGGTTTTACGCCATTGGCGCGTACACTTATGCGCTGCTGAATCACTATTACGGCTTGGGTTTTTGGGAAAGTTTACCGTTGGCAGGTATGGTGGCGGCGTTGTCCGGCTTCCTGCTGGGGTTCCCAGTGCTGCGTTTGCGCGGCGACTATCTGGCGATTGTGACGCTCGGGTTCGGCGAAATTGTCCGTATCCTGCTGCTGAATAATACCGAAATTACCGGTGGCCCGAACGGCATCAGTCAGATCCCTAAACCGACCTTCTTTGGTCTGGAATTTGGCCGTAGTGCGCGCGATGGCGGTTGGGATACGTTCCATAACTTCTTCGGTCTGCAATATGACCCCAGCGATCGCGTCATCTTCCTATATCTGGTCGCGCTGTTGTTGGTGGTGTTAACCCTGTTTGTGATTAACCGTCTGCTGCGTATGCCGTTAGGACGTGCCTGGGAAGCGCTGCGCGATGATGAAATCGCCTGCCGTTCTCTGGGGCTGAGCCCAACGCGCATCAAGCTGACCGCGTTTACCATCAGCGCCGCGTTCGCGGGTTTTGCCGGTACGCTGTTTGCCGCGCGTCAGGGCTTCGTCAGCCCGGAATCGTTCACGTTTGCTGAATCTGCCTTTGTGCTGGCTATCGTTGTGCTGGGTGGCATGGGCTCGCAGTTTGCTGTCATTCTTGCTGCAATCTTGCTGGTGGTGTCTCGTGAACTGATGCGCGATCTGAATGAATACAGCATGCTGTTGCTGGGTGCGTTGATGGTTCTGATGATGATTTGGCGTCCGCAAGGCCTGCTGCCGATGAAGCGTCCTGAGATGA
- the livH gene encoding high-affinity branched-chain amino acid ABC transporter permease LivH, which produces MSEQFLYFFQQMFNGLTLGSTYALIAIGYTMVYGIIGMINFAHGEVYMIGSYVSFIVIAALMMMGIDAGWLLIGVAFIAAVVISSAYGWSIERVAYRPVRTSKRLIALISAIGMSIFLQNYVSLNQGSRDVALPSLVTGQWVLGESNGFAATISTMQLTIWIVTFLAMLALTLFIRYSRMGRACRACAEDLKMASLLGISTDRVISLTFVIGALMAAVAGVLLGQFYGVINPYIGFMAGMKAFTAAVLGGIGSIPGAMIGGLILGVAEALTSAYLSTEYKDAVSFALLIVVLLVMPTGILGRPEVEKV; this is translated from the coding sequence ATGTCCGAGCAGTTCCTTTACTTTTTTCAGCAGATGTTCAACGGTCTGACGTTGGGCAGCACCTATGCGCTGATCGCCATTGGCTACACCATGGTTTACGGCATTATCGGCATGATTAACTTCGCGCACGGCGAAGTGTATATGATCGGTAGCTATGTCTCCTTTATTGTGATTGCGGCCCTGATGATGATGGGCATTGATGCTGGCTGGCTCCTCATAGGTGTCGCCTTTATTGCCGCCGTGGTCATTTCCAGCGCCTACGGCTGGAGTATCGAACGGGTGGCCTACCGACCTGTTCGAACGTCAAAGCGCCTGATTGCGCTGATTTCTGCCATCGGGATGTCAATTTTCCTGCAAAACTACGTCAGCCTGAATCAGGGCTCGCGTGATGTTGCGCTGCCGAGTCTGGTGACTGGCCAATGGGTGCTGGGCGAAAGCAATGGCTTTGCCGCGACGATTAGCACCATGCAGTTGACCATCTGGATTGTTACGTTCCTCGCTATGCTGGCGCTGACGTTGTTCATTCGCTATTCCCGTATGGGGCGCGCCTGTCGCGCTTGCGCGGAAGACCTGAAAATGGCTAGCCTGTTAGGTATCAGCACCGATCGCGTGATCTCCCTGACCTTTGTCATCGGCGCACTCATGGCCGCCGTTGCCGGCGTGCTGTTGGGGCAATTCTACGGCGTCATCAACCCCTATATCGGCTTTATGGCCGGGATGAAAGCCTTTACGGCGGCGGTACTGGGCGGAATCGGCAGTATTCCTGGCGCCATGATTGGTGGGCTGATTTTAGGGGTAGCCGAAGCGCTGACGTCCGCTTACCTGAGCACGGAATACAAAGATGCGGTGTCGTTTGCGCTGCTGATTGTGGTGCTGTTGGTGATGCCAACCGGTATTCTGGGTCGCCCGGAGGTTGAGAAAGTATGA
- a CDS encoding branched-chain amino acid ABC transporter substrate-binding protein: protein MKFSKGKVLLMGCMAAALSHAVSAADIKVAVVGAMSGPVAQYGDMEFIGARQAIEDINAKGGVNGNKLVGVEYDDACDPKQAVAVANKVINDGIRYVIGHLCSSSTQPASDIYEEEGVIMITPAATNADLTTRGYKMVLRTTGLDSDQGPTSAKYIVETLKPQRIAVVHDKQQYGEGLARSVQDSLKKAGANVVLFEGVTAGDKDFSTLVARLKKENVDFVYFGGYYPEMGQILRQSRQAGMTTKFMGPEGVGNSSLSNIAGDASEGMLVTLPKRYDQVPANQPIVDALKAKKLDPTGPFVWTTYAALQSLTTAMTRTGSDEPEKLVADLKANPVDTVMGPLSWDAKGDLKGFEFGVFEWHKDGTSSAVK, encoded by the coding sequence ATGAAATTCAGTAAAGGTAAAGTATTGCTGATGGGTTGTATGGCTGCGGCGTTGAGTCACGCGGTCAGCGCTGCCGATATTAAGGTTGCCGTTGTTGGCGCGATGTCTGGCCCTGTCGCACAGTATGGCGATATGGAATTCATTGGCGCACGTCAGGCTATTGAAGACATTAACGCAAAAGGCGGCGTAAACGGTAACAAGTTGGTTGGCGTTGAATATGATGACGCGTGCGACCCTAAGCAGGCGGTTGCCGTCGCGAACAAAGTCATCAATGACGGTATCCGTTATGTGATTGGCCATCTGTGTTCCTCCTCAACGCAGCCTGCGTCTGATATCTATGAAGAAGAAGGCGTGATCATGATTACGCCTGCGGCAACCAACGCCGACTTAACCACGCGCGGCTACAAAATGGTGCTGCGCACAACGGGGCTGGATTCCGATCAGGGGCCAACCTCAGCGAAATATATTGTCGAAACCCTCAAACCGCAGCGTATCGCCGTGGTTCATGACAAGCAGCAATATGGTGAAGGCCTGGCCCGCTCTGTTCAGGATAGCCTGAAAAAAGCGGGTGCGAATGTTGTGCTGTTTGAAGGTGTGACGGCGGGTGATAAAGATTTCTCCACGCTGGTTGCGCGTCTGAAGAAAGAGAACGTCGATTTCGTGTATTTCGGTGGCTACTACCCGGAAATGGGGCAGATTCTGCGCCAATCGCGTCAGGCTGGTATGACGACCAAGTTTATGGGGCCGGAAGGCGTGGGTAACTCGTCGCTGTCCAACATCGCAGGCGATGCCTCTGAAGGCATGCTGGTGACGCTGCCGAAGCGTTACGATCAGGTTCCTGCTAACCAACCGATTGTCGATGCACTGAAAGCCAAGAAACTGGATCCAACCGGTCCATTTGTCTGGACGACCTACGCCGCACTACAATCGCTGACCACGGCGATGACGCGTACGGGTAGCGATGAGCCGGAAAAACTGGTCGCGGATCTGAAAGCGAACCCCGTGGATACAGTAATGGGACCATTAAGCTGGGATGCAAAAGGCGACCTGAAAGGGTTTGAATTTGGCGTATTTGAGTGGCACAAAGATGGTACGTCCAGCGCAGTGAAATAA
- the panM gene encoding aspartate 1-decarboxylase autocleavage activator PanM produces MKLTVECLTQFSPQDKIDLAKIWPHQNIDLLEAGLKPTRRLFAARFNDRLLGGMLVEIAGDYAELSDLMVREVTRRRGVGKLLIDEASRQLPEVNEWWLATANHAAIKEEVLARFMVSCGFSPVSGGWRYIRRKEPLILDQINSDKPA; encoded by the coding sequence ATGAAACTCACCGTTGAATGCCTCACCCAATTCAGCCCTCAGGATAAAATTGATCTGGCAAAAATCTGGCCACATCAAAACATTGATTTATTAGAAGCAGGACTCAAACCAACTCGACGACTCTTTGCCGCCCGTTTTAACGATCGGTTACTTGGAGGAATGCTGGTCGAAATTGCAGGGGATTATGCGGAACTGAGCGATTTGATGGTGCGAGAAGTCACGCGGCGGCGGGGCGTCGGGAAACTCTTGATTGATGAAGCGAGTCGTCAGCTTCCTGAGGTCAACGAGTGGTGGCTGGCTACGGCTAATCATGCAGCGATCAAAGAGGAAGTGCTGGCGCGGTTTATGGTGTCCTGCGGCTTCTCACCAGTATCCGGCGGCTGGCGCTATATTCGCAGAAAAGAACCGCTGATCCTTGACCAAATCAATTCAGATAAGCCGGCCTGA
- the rpoH gene encoding RNA polymerase sigma factor RpoH — MTKDMQTFTLVPQGSLEGYIRAANAYPMLTAEEERALAERLHYQGDLDAAKHLILSHLRFVIHVARNYSGYGLPQADLIQEGNIGLMKAVRRFNPEVGVRLVSFAVHWIKAEIHEYVLRNWRIVKVATTKAQRKLFFNLRKSKTRLGWFNQDEVELVARELGVTSKDVREMESRMAAQDMTFDPTPEEDSHDGKAMSPMLYLQDKSSDFADGIEEDNWETHAADKLTYALEGLDERSQHIIRARWLDDDNKSTLQELADKYGVSAERVRQLEKNAMKKLRAAIEA; from the coding sequence ATGACCAAAGATATGCAAACTTTCACCTTAGTTCCCCAGGGCAGTCTGGAAGGGTATATTCGTGCCGCCAATGCCTATCCAATGCTGACGGCGGAGGAAGAGCGGGCGCTGGCTGAACGGCTGCATTATCAGGGCGATCTGGATGCGGCTAAGCACCTGATTCTGTCACACCTGCGTTTTGTTATTCACGTTGCCCGTAACTATTCCGGCTACGGCCTGCCGCAGGCGGACCTGATTCAGGAAGGGAATATCGGCCTGATGAAGGCGGTACGTCGCTTTAACCCTGAAGTTGGCGTGCGTCTGGTTTCTTTTGCTGTGCATTGGATCAAAGCCGAAATTCATGAGTACGTGCTGCGTAACTGGCGTATTGTGAAAGTCGCGACCACCAAAGCACAGCGTAAGTTGTTCTTTAACCTGCGTAAGTCGAAAACGCGCCTCGGTTGGTTTAATCAGGACGAGGTCGAACTGGTGGCGCGTGAACTGGGCGTGACCAGCAAAGACGTGCGCGAGATGGAATCCCGCATGGCGGCGCAGGACATGACGTTCGATCCGACGCCGGAAGAAGATTCTCACGACGGCAAGGCGATGTCGCCGATGCTTTACCTACAGGATAAATCGTCTGATTTTGCCGATGGCATTGAAGAAGATAACTGGGAAACGCATGCGGCCGATAAGCTCACCTACGCGTTGGAAGGGTTGGATGAACGTAGCCAGCATATCATTCGCGCGCGCTGGCTGGATGATGACAACAAATCCACCTTGCAGGAGCTGGCCGATAAGTACGGCGTTTCTGCAGAACGCGTGCGTCAGTTAGAAAAGAATGCGATGAAAAAACTGCGAGCGGCGATAGAAGCCTAA